The window GTAGTCCACGAGACCCTGACCATTATTTTTCGATTTAAAAAAATATAAATTGGACAAATGCCTTGCAATTAAAAAAATTCAAGCGTAAAATATAATTAACAAATAACAAACTGTTAATTAAAGTAGTGAGGTGGGTAAAGTAATGGGGAAATACAAGTCAGAAGAAGAAATGCTCGAGAACTACGACTCAAACATATATAATACGCCAGATGGATACACCAGCGACATTGCCGTATTTACAATCATTTCAACCGAAGTAGAAAAGCACAAACCGCCAGTAAAAGAGTTGAAGTTGATGTTGATACAACGAGCAGAGAAGGATGCAGATGGGGAACCAAATGTAGAAGGTAGTAAATGGGCATTACCAGGTGGTTTTGTTCAACCAGATGAAACAGCATTTGAAGCAGCCTCGAGAGAGTTAGAAGAGGAGACAGGGGTAACCAATCTCAAGATTAAACACTTCGGTACCTACGACAAACCTGGACGTGATAAACGTGCTTGGATTATCTCGAATGCCCACTATGCAATCGTACCTGAAAACCAATTAGTCAAACGCAAAGCAGCTGATGATGCATCGGATGTTCAATTATTCACCTTAGAAGAAATCAATCAGTTAGAACTCGCTTTCGACCACGAACAAATAATCGAGGATGCCATTTGGAATATAAAAAAAGACATGGCACTCACTACATTAGCAAAGAACTTTTTACCAAAAGAATTCGTGTTGTCGGAATTACAAGGCGTACTACTAACCGTATTGGATGATTCATGGATTAAACTGGATTCTCAGTTTTTCAGAAAAGCACCTTCCCTACCATTCATAGAAAAAGTAATGGTCAAAGGGGAGTTGAAAAAATCTAATAGATGGTCAAAAAACAAAGCGCAGTTATATAAATTCACCGACTTCGAGCCTTTTGTTTCCATCTATAATGCAAACTATTAATTTTATTCAATTTATTTATTAACAGTTAAACAATTAATAATTAAATTAATATAAAGGGGCGAATAAATGATGAAAAAGGCATTATTAAACATTGATTACACAGTGGATTTTGTAGCAGATAATGGAAAGTTAACTTGTGGTAAACCAGGGCAGGACATTGAGGGATCTATCGTACAACTAACTGAAGATTTTATAGCGAATGGGGACTTCGTGGTGTTTGCTATTGATACGCACCAAGAAGATGACATTTACCATCCTGAATCCAAGTTATTTCCTCCTCACAACATAGAGGGAACCAAAGGCAGAGATTTGTTTGGAAGACTCAAAGATGTATATGAAAACAACAGAACCAATGAAAAGGTTTATTGGATGAACAAAACAAGGTATTCTGCGTTCGCCGGAACAGACTTAGAACTAAAACTTCGTGAAAGACAGATTACAGAAGTTCACCTCGTTGGCGTATGTACCGACATTTGTGTACTTCATACAGCAGTGGATGCTTTTAACAAAGGCTTTAAAGTAGTCGTTTATAAAGATGCTGTTGCAAGTTTCAACCAACTAGGTCACGAATGGGCTTTAGGTCATTTCAAAAATAGCATCGGTGCAGAGATCAGATAGACCCAAATAGTTGCAACCAGGTTAAAAGAAATGGAGGATTTAATATGACAAAAATTTATAAAGATGATGGTTTTGCCTTACACACCGACCTTTACCAAATCAATATGGCAGAAACGTACTGGGAAGATAATATACACAACAGAAAAGCTGTTTTTGAAGTGTATTTTAGAAAGCTGCCATTCGGTAACGGGTACGCGGTGTATGCCGGACTAGAAAGAATTGTCGAATACATCTCTAACTTCCAGTTCACAAAGAGTGATATAGAATACCTTCAAAATGAACTAGGTTACAAAGAAGACTTTTTAGCATACCTTCAAAAGCTGAGATTCACTGGCACGATTCGTTCGATGAAAGAAGGAGAATTGGTCTTCCATAACGAACCTATGTTACGTATCGAAGCTCCTTTAGCAGAAGGGCAATTGATAGAAACGGCTATACTGAACATAGTCAATTATCAAACGTTAATCGCGACAAAGGCTTCTCGAATGAAACAAGTGATTGGTGATCAGACCGCTATGGAATTCGGGACCAGACGTGCTCAAGAGATGGATGCAGCAATTTGGGGAACAAGAGCTGCCTTTATCGGAGGGTTTGAGGCAACAAGCAACGTGAGAGCTGGAAAATTATTTGGAATTCCTGTATCCGGTACGCATGCCCATTCCATGGTTCAAGCGTATCGAGATGAATATACAGCATTTCACAAGTATGCAAAAAGACATAAAGATTGCACCTTCTTAGTTGATACCTACGATACTTTAAAATCTGGGGTTCCTACTGCTATCAAAGTAGCAAAAGAACTAGGAGATAAAATCAACTTCAAAGCAATTCGACTTGATAGTGGTGACTTGGCTTATTTATCAAAAGAAGCTAGAAAGATGTTAGACAAAGCCGGTTTCAAACATACGAAAATTGTAGCATCCAATGATTTGGATGAATATACAATCTCTCAATTAAAACATCAAGGAGCAAAAATTGATGCGTGGGGAATTGGTACCAAACTAATTACTGCTTATGACCAAGCGGCACTCGGAGCAGTTTACAAATTGGTCTCCATTGAAGATGATAATGGAAATATGGTAGATACTATTAAGATTTCAGGGAATCCAGAGAAAGTTACCACACCTGGACTTAAAAAAGTCTACCGCATTATTAATCTGACGAGTAATAAGTCAGAAGGTGATTACATTGCCATGGATGATGAAAAACCAGAGCAAGAAGAAAAATTGAAAATGTTCCATCCGGTTCATACGTATATCAGTAAGTTCGTGACAAATTACGAAGCAAAAGAACTTCATCATGACATATTTGTGGACGGAAAACAGGTGTACGAATTGCCAGGAATCTTAGGGATTCAACAGGATGTAAAAGAAAACTTGTTGTTCCTATGGGATGAATATAAACGACTTCTAAATCCCGAAGAATACCCAGTTGACTTAAGTCAGAAATGTTGGGATAACAAAATCGCTAATATTGAGCAGGTGAAAGAAAAAGTAGAACAATTGAGAACACGATGAAATTACATGTGGTCCCTTGTTTATAATAGCTCATTATTATGGCATCACATTAGAGAAAGCTTTTCAGTACCTATTAAACTGTTTAGTCGGTAAAACTAATTTTGATTACCTGGAGGAAACCTCATGGCTAAGATAGGAATTTACGGGTCATCCTTTGATCCCATAACCAATGTACATCTTTTTACGGCGAGCACAATAGCGAATCGATGCAAGTTAGATAAGGTCATCTTTTTACCTTGCTCCAACAAAAGAAAAGACAAAGCGATGAAAACAGAGGACGAACATCGCTGGAACATGTTAGAAATGGCGATTAAATCTGACGAAAAATTCACCCTAGATGATTTTGAAATGAAGCAAGATGCCTGGAAAATCTCTACCTATGAGACAATGGATCATTTAAAGAAAGTATATCCAGAGGATGATTTATATTTCATTATGGGAGCAGACTTATTAGTGGATATCGGGGAAGGCAAATGGGGTAACGCAGACAAATTAGTAAGAGAAAATAAATTTATTGTCATGGCCAGAGATGGCATTGATATGTTGAAAGCGATAAGTGGTTCGCCTTTGCTGCGCAATAACGACGATGGAAGTACTTTTCACTTAATCGATAAGGGCATTGCCATGGAAATCAGTTCTACCTATATTCGGGATGAATTTGCTGTAGGGGGAGAAGCGAAATACCTTTTACCTACAAAT is drawn from Psychrobacillus sp. INOP01 and contains these coding sequences:
- a CDS encoding NUDIX hydrolase, producing MGKYKSEEEMLENYDSNIYNTPDGYTSDIAVFTIISTEVEKHKPPVKELKLMLIQRAEKDADGEPNVEGSKWALPGGFVQPDETAFEAASRELEEETGVTNLKIKHFGTYDKPGRDKRAWIISNAHYAIVPENQLVKRKAADDASDVQLFTLEEINQLELAFDHEQIIEDAIWNIKKDMALTTLAKNFLPKEFVLSELQGVLLTVLDDSWIKLDSQFFRKAPSLPFIEKVMVKGELKKSNRWSKNKAQLYKFTDFEPFVSIYNANY
- a CDS encoding cysteine hydrolase family protein: MKKALLNIDYTVDFVADNGKLTCGKPGQDIEGSIVQLTEDFIANGDFVVFAIDTHQEDDIYHPESKLFPPHNIEGTKGRDLFGRLKDVYENNRTNEKVYWMNKTRYSAFAGTDLELKLRERQITEVHLVGVCTDICVLHTAVDAFNKGFKVVVYKDAVASFNQLGHEWALGHFKNSIGAEIR
- a CDS encoding nicotinate phosphoribosyltransferase, which encodes MTKIYKDDGFALHTDLYQINMAETYWEDNIHNRKAVFEVYFRKLPFGNGYAVYAGLERIVEYISNFQFTKSDIEYLQNELGYKEDFLAYLQKLRFTGTIRSMKEGELVFHNEPMLRIEAPLAEGQLIETAILNIVNYQTLIATKASRMKQVIGDQTAMEFGTRRAQEMDAAIWGTRAAFIGGFEATSNVRAGKLFGIPVSGTHAHSMVQAYRDEYTAFHKYAKRHKDCTFLVDTYDTLKSGVPTAIKVAKELGDKINFKAIRLDSGDLAYLSKEARKMLDKAGFKHTKIVASNDLDEYTISQLKHQGAKIDAWGIGTKLITAYDQAALGAVYKLVSIEDDNGNMVDTIKISGNPEKVTTPGLKKVYRIINLTSNKSEGDYIAMDDEKPEQEEKLKMFHPVHTYISKFVTNYEAKELHHDIFVDGKQVYELPGILGIQQDVKENLLFLWDEYKRLLNPEEYPVDLSQKCWDNKIANIEQVKEKVEQLRTR
- the nadD gene encoding nicotinate (nicotinamide) nucleotide adenylyltransferase; the encoded protein is MAKIGIYGSSFDPITNVHLFTASTIANRCKLDKVIFLPCSNKRKDKAMKTEDEHRWNMLEMAIKSDEKFTLDDFEMKQDAWKISTYETMDHLKKVYPEDDLYFIMGADLLVDIGEGKWGNADKLVRENKFIVMARDGIDMLKAISGSPLLRNNDDGSTFHLIDKGIAMEISSTYIRDEFAVGGEAKYLLPTNCYNYIKRNELYGWKNSYEENQAKRVL